The Streptomyces sp. SS1-1 genome has a segment encoding these proteins:
- a CDS encoding serine hydrolase domain-containing protein translates to MDVRTTRTALVAATAVALSAALVAPAVAAPAGTGHEHAATRAAAEAVVEAGVPGVTVTARDGRGTWSATPGVGRIGTGKPRSADDRYRVGSITKTFVATVLLQLEAEGRLSLDDRVEKWLPGLVRGNGHDGRRITLRQLLNHTSGVHDYTTDDGFVRDHFMKDGFFAHRYDTKKPRDLVAVAMRHEPEFAPGAGWSYSNTNYVLAGLVIEKVTGHPYGTEVERRIIRPLRLTATSVPGTRVTVPRPSSRAYGKLAETATGPTYDVTELNPSIAYAAGEMISDSKDLDRFYTALLRGRLLPREQLNEMTTTVPAFANIRYGLGLMRVELSCGVTVWGHGGGIHGSVSDVAVTRDGRHAVALNLNGDWAGGTEGVVEAEFCGEATGATATGATAIGRLH, encoded by the coding sequence ATGGACGTACGGACGACTCGCACGGCCCTCGTGGCGGCCACGGCGGTGGCACTGTCGGCGGCCCTGGTGGCGCCGGCGGTGGCGGCCCCGGCCGGGACCGGGCACGAGCACGCCGCCACGCGCGCTGCCGCCGAGGCCGTCGTCGAGGCGGGCGTGCCGGGCGTGACCGTGACCGCCAGGGACGGCCGGGGCACCTGGTCCGCGACGCCGGGCGTCGGCCGGATCGGGACGGGGAAGCCGCGGTCGGCCGACGACCGGTACCGGGTCGGCAGCATCACGAAGACGTTCGTCGCGACCGTGCTGCTCCAACTGGAAGCCGAGGGGCGGCTGTCACTGGACGACAGGGTGGAGAAGTGGCTGCCGGGTCTCGTGCGGGGCAACGGCCACGACGGGCGCCGCATCACTTTGCGGCAGCTCCTCAACCACACCAGCGGCGTCCACGACTACACGACGGACGACGGCTTCGTCCGCGACCACTTCATGAAGGACGGCTTCTTCGCGCACCGCTACGACACGAAGAAGCCCCGGGACCTGGTCGCCGTCGCCATGCGGCACGAGCCGGAGTTCGCGCCCGGCGCGGGGTGGAGCTACTCCAACACCAACTACGTGCTCGCCGGCCTCGTGATCGAGAAGGTCACCGGGCACCCGTACGGCACCGAGGTCGAGCGGCGGATCATCCGGCCGCTGCGGCTGACGGCGACCTCCGTGCCCGGCACCCGCGTGACCGTGCCGCGCCCCAGCAGCCGCGCCTACGGCAAGCTGGCCGAGACGGCGACCGGGCCGACGTACGACGTCACCGAGCTCAACCCCTCGATCGCGTACGCGGCGGGGGAGATGATCTCCGACTCGAAGGACCTCGACCGCTTCTACACCGCCCTGCTGCGCGGCCGGCTCCTTCCGCGCGAGCAGCTGAACGAGATGACCACGACCGTGCCCGCCTTCGCGAACATCCGGTACGGGCTGGGCCTGATGCGCGTCGAGCTGTCCTGCGGGGTCACGGTCTGGGGCCACGGCGGCGGCATCCACGGCTCGGTCTCCGACGTGGCCGTCACCCGGGACGGCCGGCACGCCGTCGCCCTCAACCTCAACGGCGACTGGGCGGGCGGCACCGAGGGGGTCGTCGAGGCCGAGTTCTGCGGCGAGGCCACCGGGGCGACGGCCACCGGGGCGACAGCAATCGGGCGCCTCCACTAG
- a CDS encoding Crp/Fnr family transcriptional regulator, translating to MGSRGARHGEQGHRRPGDGDWPATSPVGRLGPADRAHLLGLGVPVTHPADRVLMREAERTDHVLILLDGLVKVTGHADDDRAALLAVRMRGDLLGELAALDGGPRSATVTTCGPVRTRTVSRADFLRCMRERPAIAHAVNQSVVAKLRAANTHRVNFVGCDAATRLARVLHHLAVTYGERDGDSVVLRFPLTQPELATLAGASEPSAQKALRRLRHDGVLSTGYRSIRVDSFARLIAFAYPDE from the coding sequence ATGGGGAGCAGAGGCGCGCGCCACGGGGAGCAGGGGCACCGGCGGCCCGGCGACGGAGACTGGCCGGCGACCAGCCCGGTGGGCCGGCTCGGCCCCGCCGACCGCGCCCATCTGCTCGGCCTGGGAGTGCCGGTGACGCACCCCGCCGACCGGGTGCTCATGCGGGAGGCGGAGCGCACCGACCATGTGCTGATCCTGCTCGACGGCCTGGTCAAGGTCACCGGGCACGCCGACGACGACCGGGCCGCCCTGCTGGCCGTGCGCATGCGCGGCGACCTGCTCGGCGAACTCGCGGCGCTGGACGGCGGACCCCGCTCGGCCACGGTGACCACGTGCGGGCCCGTGCGCACACGGACCGTCTCACGGGCGGACTTCCTGCGCTGCATGCGGGAGCGGCCCGCCATCGCGCACGCCGTCAACCAGTCCGTGGTGGCCAAGCTGCGCGCCGCCAACACGCATCGCGTCAACTTCGTCGGCTGCGACGCGGCCACCCGGCTGGCCCGGGTCCTGCACCACCTCGCCGTGACGTACGGGGAACGGGACGGCGACAGCGTCGTGCTGCGCTTTCCCCTCACCCAGCCCGAACTCGCCACGCTGGCCGGCGCGTCCGAGCCGAGCGCGCAGAAGGCGCTGCGCCGGCTCCGGCACGACGGCGTCCTCAGCACGGGCTACCGTTCGATCCGGGTCGACTCCTTCGCACGTCTGATCGCCTTCGCCTACCCGGACGAGTAA
- a CDS encoding ATP-binding protein, producing the protein MAGTGDDETQAGNRVDIDGDATGPVIAGNYNVVVDAQHGSTVTVLMDGRRPRPRRRDRIRLLPRRQGTPLGRDADLAAIAAALRGGDSVQLWGPPGVGKSALLRHAARTLDAGGDGVVFLDAARREPEDLAQDIFEACHSTGGYAPSRAELPQLMEGVEATVYIDNADYTADQLRTVMDAAPDALFVFAGREGTLQGADGRAHRVEGLTRDAAAALLARELGRPGDPDVVAALWEAASGTPLLLLRAAAVARLDPTGAAGLPRPGAVRELLHPLFDRLDEPSLRALHLLGTFRDAELDPEHIGALSGTPDAAALCAGLAGLGLTEETQLGYRVADGVVAALRERPGLRPYSLERLCAYFADWAARPETPAARVAGHARALEVLAELAEESGRADLVVRVVRAASPALARSLRFGVWGRLLDQGLPAAQRAGDRRAEAYFTHERGIRAVLTGNRVLAGVLLAEAGVLWHQLGDTQAADAAANAQQYVPQDAGPSGGGPPDGGPSEGPGEGVTDSPADGGSDLGSSGPDAGSLQDPAVGTAPGTPSPDPAPTPETGASMPPDPGSTAPDTPMVPSDPGTSAGGMPVDPGTGASSMTGTPPTGIGEASGAVASSAGAGGAGAAVALKVAAVIAAVVIGAVAVQQNRSSSESASDTPAVSIPTPTVEFAAPTDLVDATTDEPEPEPEPEPTGLAGTWNGSDGDTYVFTDAGFGTYTMADEDGCGNPTLTEFTGSGDTYSATAPGYAREPCDLVLGQIRTTITLDEDGDTAQVTQEVVSVVDRSARCTTCQSFTLTRAS; encoded by the coding sequence ATGGCCGGCACGGGCGACGACGAGACACAGGCCGGGAACCGCGTCGACATCGACGGGGACGCCACGGGACCGGTGATCGCCGGGAACTACAACGTGGTCGTCGACGCACAGCACGGCTCCACGGTGACCGTCCTCATGGACGGCCGGCGGCCCCGCCCCAGACGCCGCGACCGCATCCGGCTCCTCCCACGCCGGCAGGGCACGCCCCTCGGCCGGGACGCCGACCTCGCCGCGATCGCGGCCGCGCTGCGCGGCGGCGACTCCGTCCAGCTGTGGGGGCCGCCCGGCGTCGGCAAGTCCGCGCTGCTGCGGCACGCGGCCCGCACCCTGGACGCCGGCGGCGACGGGGTGGTGTTCCTCGACGCCGCGCGCCGCGAACCCGAGGACCTGGCCCAGGACATCTTCGAGGCGTGCCACAGCACCGGCGGCTACGCCCCCTCCCGGGCCGAACTGCCCCAGCTGATGGAGGGCGTCGAGGCGACCGTCTACATCGACAACGCCGACTACACCGCCGACCAGCTGCGCACCGTCATGGACGCGGCCCCGGACGCGCTCTTCGTCTTCGCCGGGCGCGAGGGCACGCTGCAGGGCGCCGACGGCAGGGCGCACCGCGTCGAGGGCCTCACCCGGGACGCCGCCGCCGCGCTGCTGGCCCGCGAACTCGGCCGTCCCGGCGACCCGGACGTCGTCGCCGCCCTGTGGGAGGCCGCCTCCGGCACCCCGCTGCTGCTCCTGCGCGCGGCCGCCGTCGCCCGGCTGGACCCCACGGGCGCGGCGGGACTGCCCCGGCCCGGAGCGGTGCGGGAACTCCTCCACCCGCTGTTCGACCGGCTCGACGAGCCGTCGCTGCGCGCCCTGCACCTGCTGGGGACCTTCCGCGACGCCGAACTGGACCCGGAGCACATCGGCGCCCTCAGCGGGACGCCGGACGCCGCCGCGCTCTGCGCGGGCCTCGCCGGACTCGGGCTGACCGAGGAGACGCAGCTGGGGTACCGCGTGGCGGACGGCGTCGTCGCGGCCCTGCGGGAACGCCCGGGCCTGCGGCCGTACTCGCTCGAACGGCTCTGCGCGTACTTCGCCGACTGGGCCGCCCGCCCGGAGACCCCGGCGGCCCGGGTCGCCGGGCACGCCCGGGCGCTGGAGGTGCTGGCGGAGCTGGCCGAGGAGTCGGGGCGGGCGGACCTCGTGGTCCGGGTCGTCCGCGCGGCCTCGCCCGCCCTCGCCCGGTCCCTGCGCTTCGGCGTCTGGGGACGGCTGCTCGACCAGGGGCTGCCGGCGGCCCAGCGGGCGGGGGACCGCCGTGCCGAGGCCTACTTCACCCACGAGCGCGGCATCCGTGCCGTCCTCACCGGCAACCGGGTCCTGGCCGGCGTCCTCCTCGCGGAGGCGGGCGTCCTGTGGCACCAACTGGGCGACACCCAGGCGGCGGACGCGGCGGCGAACGCCCAGCAGTACGTTCCGCAGGACGCGGGTCCCTCCGGGGGCGGGCCGCCCGACGGCGGGCCGTCCGAGGGGCCGGGGGAGGGAGTCACGGACTCTCCCGCGGACGGCGGTTCGGATCTCGGCTCGTCGGGCCCGGACGCGGGGTCCCTCCAGGACCCGGCCGTCGGCACCGCTCCCGGCACACCGTCCCCGGACCCGGCTCCTACGCCGGAGACCGGCGCCTCCATGCCCCCCGACCCCGGCTCCACCGCGCCCGACACGCCGATGGTGCCGTCGGACCCCGGCACGTCCGCAGGCGGTATGCCGGTCGACCCGGGAACGGGGGCGTCGTCCATGACGGGTACCCCGCCGACCGGGATCGGGGAAGCGAGCGGGGCCGTCGCCTCGTCCGCAGGGGCCGGCGGAGCCGGAGCCGCGGTGGCCCTCAAGGTCGCCGCGGTCATCGCCGCCGTCGTCATCGGAGCCGTCGCCGTCCAGCAGAACCGGAGCTCGTCGGAGTCCGCGTCCGACACCCCCGCCGTCAGCATCCCCACGCCGACCGTGGAATTCGCCGCCCCGACGGATCTCGTGGACGCGACCACCGACGAGCCGGAGCCGGAGCCCGAGCCGGAGCCGACCGGCCTGGCGGGTACGTGGAACGGCAGCGACGGGGATACGTACGTGTTCACGGACGCGGGATTCGGGACCTACACGATGGCCGACGAGGACGGTTGCGGTAACCCGACCTTGACGGAGTTCACCGGCAGCGGCGACACCTACAGCGCCACGGCCCCGGGATACGCCCGCGAACCGTGCGACCTCGTCCTGGGCCAGATCCGCACGACGATCACCCTCGACGAGGACGGGGACACGGCCCAGGTCACCCAGGAGGTGGTGTCCGTGGTGGACCGGTCGGCGCGATGCACCACCTGCCAGTCCTTCACCCTGACCCGCGCCTCCTAG
- the pepN gene encoding aminopeptidase N, with protein sequence MPGENLSRDEARERAALLAVDGYEVSLDVRSALGEGPGDGEPRTFRSVTTIRFRCAEPGASSFADLIAPSVTSVSLNGRDLDPSEVFDGSRIALEDLAAENELVVDAQCAYSRTGEGLHRFVDPEDGEVYLYTQYEPADSRRVFANFEQPDLKAPFRFEVRAPEQWTVWSNGAGELTDGVWRFAETKPISTYITCVVAGPYHYVTDSYTRELPDGGRLEIPLGAMCRKGLAPHFDADDVFLITKQGLDFFHDHFDYPYPFGKYDQAFVPEYNLGAMENPGLVTFREEYIFRGKVTRASYEGRANTILHEMAHMWFGDLVTMEWWDDLWLKESFADFMGAFANVGATRFKDAWITFANRRKAWAYRADQLPSTHPITADIRDLEDAKLNFDGITYAKGASVLKQLVAYVGQDAFLEGARRYFKRHAYGNTRLGDLLAVLEETSGRDMGAWARSWLQTAGVNALTPQVLLDADGRVDELAVVQEAAESHPELRPHRVAVGLYRRGADGALERYARAETDVDGPRTVVAELAGAEAPDLVLVNDDDLTYCKTRFDETSLATLREALGELTDPLARALCWSALWNMTRDGLLPAREFIGLVLRFGGRESDIGVLQMLHAWADSALTHYAAPEWREQGARLLTEGASQQLHAAGPGSEQQLAWARFFARVTDEQGLELLSGLLDGKRSVEGLVVDQELRWAFLEPLAAHGVVGESELADELARDDTASGKRHQVRCLAARPSEAVKAQAWAQVVESDALSNALVEATIGGFAQGSQRELIAPYTEKYFAAIARVWRERSIQIGMDVVRGLFPALQQSPATLDATDAWLTAHEDAAPALRRLVLESRDDLARALRAQACDATASTD encoded by the coding sequence GTGCCCGGTGAGAATCTGTCCCGCGACGAGGCCCGGGAGCGGGCCGCCCTGCTGGCCGTCGACGGGTACGAGGTGTCCCTCGACGTGCGGTCCGCCCTCGGCGAGGGGCCCGGGGACGGTGAGCCGCGCACCTTCCGCTCGGTCACCACGATCCGCTTCCGCTGCGCCGAGCCCGGCGCGTCGAGCTTCGCGGACCTGATCGCGCCGAGTGTGACGTCCGTCTCCCTCAACGGGCGGGACCTGGACCCGAGCGAGGTCTTCGACGGCTCGCGGATCGCCCTGGAGGACCTGGCCGCCGAGAACGAGCTGGTCGTCGACGCCCAGTGCGCGTACTCCCGCACCGGCGAGGGCCTGCACCGCTTCGTCGACCCGGAGGACGGCGAGGTCTACCTCTACACGCAGTACGAGCCGGCCGACTCGCGCCGCGTCTTCGCCAACTTCGAGCAGCCGGACCTCAAGGCCCCGTTCCGGTTCGAGGTGCGGGCGCCCGAGCAGTGGACGGTATGGAGCAACGGCGCGGGTGAACTCACGGACGGCGTCTGGCGGTTCGCGGAGACCAAGCCGATCTCGACGTACATCACCTGTGTCGTGGCGGGCCCGTACCACTATGTGACGGACTCCTACACGCGGGAGCTCCCCGACGGCGGCCGGCTGGAGATCCCGCTGGGCGCCATGTGCCGCAAGGGTCTCGCCCCGCACTTCGACGCCGACGACGTCTTCCTCATCACCAAGCAGGGGCTGGACTTCTTCCACGACCACTTCGACTACCCGTACCCCTTCGGGAAGTACGACCAGGCGTTCGTGCCCGAGTACAACCTGGGCGCGATGGAGAACCCGGGCCTGGTGACGTTCCGGGAGGAGTACATCTTCCGCGGGAAGGTGACGCGGGCGTCGTACGAGGGACGCGCCAACACGATCCTGCACGAGATGGCGCACATGTGGTTCGGCGATCTCGTCACCATGGAGTGGTGGGACGACCTGTGGCTGAAGGAGTCCTTCGCGGACTTCATGGGCGCGTTCGCCAACGTCGGCGCGACCCGCTTCAAGGACGCCTGGATCACCTTCGCCAACCGCCGCAAGGCGTGGGCGTACCGCGCGGACCAGCTGCCCTCCACGCACCCGATCACGGCCGACATCCGTGACCTGGAGGACGCCAAGCTCAACTTCGACGGCATCACGTACGCCAAGGGCGCGAGCGTGCTCAAGCAGCTCGTGGCGTACGTCGGCCAGGACGCCTTCCTGGAGGGCGCCCGCCGCTACTTCAAGCGGCACGCGTACGGCAACACGCGGCTCGGCGACCTGCTGGCGGTGCTGGAGGAGACCAGCGGCCGGGACATGGGCGCCTGGGCGCGCTCCTGGCTCCAGACGGCGGGCGTGAACGCGCTCACCCCGCAGGTGCTGCTGGACGCCGACGGCCGCGTCGACGAGCTGGCGGTCGTGCAGGAGGCGGCCGAGTCGCACCCCGAGCTGCGTCCGCACCGCGTGGCGGTGGGCCTGTACCGGCGGGGCGCGGACGGGGCGCTGGAGCGCTACGCGCGCGCCGAGACGGACGTCGACGGGCCGCGGACGGTCGTGGCCGAGCTGGCCGGGGCCGAGGCGCCGGACCTGGTGCTGGTCAACGACGACGACCTGACGTACTGCAAGACCCGGTTCGACGAGACGTCGCTCGCGACCCTGCGGGAGGCGCTGGGCGAGCTGACCGACCCGCTGGCGCGTGCCCTGTGCTGGTCGGCGCTGTGGAACATGACGCGGGACGGGCTGCTGCCGGCCCGGGAGTTCATCGGCCTGGTGCTGCGGTTCGGCGGCCGTGAGTCGGACATCGGCGTGCTGCAGATGCTGCACGCGTGGGCCGACTCGGCGCTGACGCACTACGCGGCGCCCGAATGGCGTGAGCAGGGTGCGCGGCTGCTGACCGAGGGCGCGTCGCAGCAGTTGCACGCGGCCGGCCCGGGCAGCGAGCAGCAGCTGGCGTGGGCGCGGTTCTTCGCCCGGGTCACCGACGAGCAGGGGCTGGAGCTGCTGTCGGGTCTACTGGACGGCAAGCGGTCCGTCGAGGGGCTCGTGGTGGACCAGGAGCTGCGCTGGGCGTTCCTGGAGCCGCTGGCCGCGCACGGCGTGGTCGGCGAGTCGGAGCTGGCGGACGAACTGGCCCGCGACGACACGGCGTCGGGCAAGCGCCACCAGGTGCGCTGTCTGGCCGCGCGGCCCTCGGAGGCGGTGAAGGCGCAGGCGTGGGCGCAGGTCGTGGAGTCGGACGCGCTGTCCAACGCGCTGGTCGAGGCCACCATCGGCGGGTTCGCACAGGGGTCGCAGCGGGAGCTGATCGCGCCGTACACGGAGAAGTACTTCGCGGCGATCGCGCGGGTGTGGCGGGAGCGGTCCATCCAGATCGGCATGGACGTGGTCCGGGGCCTGTTCCCGGCGCTCCAGCAGTCGCCGGCCACGCTGGACGCGACGGACGCGTGGCTCACGGCCCACGAGGACGCGGCGCCGGCGCTGCGGCGGCTGGTGCTGGAGTCGCGGGACGATCTGGCGCGGGCGCTGCGGGCGCAGGCGTGCGACGCGACGGCGTCAACCGACTGA